Proteins encoded within one genomic window of Pedobacter africanus:
- a CDS encoding TonB-dependent receptor, translating to MKLLSVLIFLGAFQLNAAVHAQYISIDVKNTSLKEVFSILTRQSNYEFMYDSQMLQNARPVTIKVVGATLKEVLNKCFANQAITYQIKENTIIVAKADDQSNNRIQISGLVLSSDDGLPLPGVIVRIKGTDKSAATNNSGQFTISADIGDVLVLSFIGYKTQEMVIKNDAALKIRLISSPTDLDNVIVTGYGTTQKSDVISSLGVIKGEDLQKAPVKSFEEALAGRVSGVQVTSSEGGPGATTNIVVRGNNSLSQDNSPLWVIDGFPIENPNNNTINPADVETITVLKDAASTAIYGSRGANGVILVTTKRGKSGSPVVAFDGSYGFQRSLKLMELLKPYEYVQLVIERNGLVAKERYTPGDPELDGRPAYVPGGRTIDYYKTQPYTNWQDKLFQTAPFQNYSLSLSGGTDKSKYLISGSTTDQDGTILQTNFKRYQGRFVFSQEVNKKTDFNLNVNYARTRTTGTSPSNIPTNGSASLSLLYGIWGYRPAVSPSSSVEDQLNLPIDPDGQNAYSFNPIVQNNNTTINAHLNNLVANAGIDYKILPELTFRVTGGINYTQRLSNAYYSALTYQGSPSSVLGPNGFIDNYALTNLVNENTLNYKKVFNRYHSVNLLGGFSIQGAKLTTSRALASKVPNDILGVSGLDEGTPYAISSGSTQNFLSSYFSRVNYNYKSKYYFSGVIRADGSSKFAPGNQWGYFPSAAVSWNIGREDFMKNISSVSALKFRASYGTSGNNRIGDYAYLSPINQSDISSTYTFGNTYMKGSYQSGLANEELKWETTAITDLGLDFGFLKNRIELTVDYYRKITSDLLLQATTPGHIGYTSAIQNIGSVRNSGWEFSLNTVNSDKALKWSSNFNISFNRNEVLALSSGQRGLISQVSYNINPAFPYVAIVGGPISQIIGFKWLGNYQYEDFDLLPNGAYVLKGNLPTNGSARTAMQPGDIKYEDINQDGTITDADKVVIGNPNPLFTGGFSNNFNFKNFDLSILLTYSYGNDILNANRLIFEGMPDSYTNQFASYANRWTPENQTNLYPRAGGATTIPAVSSRVVEDGSFLRLQTVSLGYNLPKKMSESIKVKNARIYASAQNLAVWSKYQGSDPEVSTRPGALTQGFDYAAYPRSFTMTFGLNFSF from the coding sequence ATGAAATTATTATCAGTTTTAATATTCTTAGGCGCTTTCCAGTTAAATGCTGCTGTACATGCACAGTATATTAGCATAGATGTTAAAAATACCTCTTTAAAGGAAGTATTTTCTATACTGACCAGGCAAAGTAACTATGAGTTTATGTACGACTCTCAAATGTTGCAGAATGCCAGACCGGTAACCATTAAGGTTGTTGGTGCTACCCTTAAAGAGGTACTTAACAAGTGTTTTGCGAACCAGGCAATTACTTATCAGATAAAGGAAAATACAATTATTGTAGCAAAGGCCGATGATCAAAGCAATAACCGGATACAGATTAGCGGGCTGGTATTATCGAGTGATGACGGGCTTCCGCTACCTGGTGTGATTGTGCGGATAAAAGGAACAGATAAATCAGCTGCGACTAACAACAGCGGGCAATTTACTATTAGTGCTGATATTGGAGATGTTCTTGTTTTGAGTTTTATCGGTTATAAAACCCAAGAAATGGTGATAAAGAATGATGCTGCATTAAAGATCAGATTAATTAGTTCACCTACTGATTTGGATAACGTTATTGTAACGGGATACGGTACTACGCAAAAATCGGATGTTATCAGTTCATTGGGTGTTATTAAGGGGGAAGATTTACAAAAGGCCCCTGTTAAATCTTTTGAAGAGGCGCTGGCGGGTCGTGTATCTGGTGTTCAGGTTACTTCTTCTGAAGGCGGACCGGGGGCCACCACCAATATTGTAGTGCGGGGTAACAATTCCTTGTCGCAAGACAATTCCCCACTATGGGTGATTGATGGATTCCCAATTGAAAATCCTAATAACAATACGATCAACCCCGCTGATGTAGAAACAATTACTGTATTAAAAGATGCTGCTTCTACCGCTATTTATGGTTCAAGGGGCGCTAATGGTGTTATACTTGTTACCACTAAGCGCGGAAAGTCTGGAAGTCCGGTAGTGGCATTTGATGGTTCATATGGCTTCCAGCGAAGTTTAAAATTGATGGAACTGCTAAAACCTTATGAATATGTACAACTTGTAATTGAACGGAACGGGTTGGTTGCAAAAGAGCGTTACACACCAGGTGATCCTGAACTTGACGGACGGCCCGCTTATGTTCCTGGTGGAAGGACAATTGATTATTATAAAACTCAGCCTTATACAAACTGGCAGGATAAATTGTTCCAGACTGCACCTTTTCAAAATTATTCGTTGTCACTTTCCGGCGGAACAGACAAAAGTAAATATTTAATTTCAGGGTCTACCACAGATCAGGACGGGACCATTTTACAAACTAATTTTAAGCGTTATCAGGGTAGATTTGTTTTCAGCCAGGAGGTGAACAAGAAAACAGACTTTAACCTTAATGTAAATTACGCCCGTACCAGGACAACCGGGACATCGCCTTCAAATATACCAACTAATGGCTCTGCATCATTGAGTTTATTATATGGGATATGGGGTTACCGACCGGCCGTTTCACCTTCGTCTTCTGTAGAAGACCAGCTTAACCTGCCCATCGATCCTGATGGACAGAATGCCTATTCGTTTAACCCTATTGTTCAGAACAACAATACTACGATCAATGCGCACCTGAACAATCTGGTTGCTAATGCTGGCATAGATTATAAAATCCTCCCCGAATTGACGTTCCGGGTAACAGGTGGTATCAATTATACACAAAGACTTAGCAATGCTTATTATTCTGCACTTACCTATCAGGGTAGCCCCAGCAGTGTACTTGGACCTAATGGCTTTATTGACAATTATGCGCTCACCAATCTGGTGAATGAAAATACACTGAATTATAAAAAGGTTTTTAACCGGTACCATTCGGTTAATCTGCTTGGTGGTTTTTCTATACAGGGAGCTAAATTAACCACTAGCAGAGCGTTGGCCAGCAAAGTTCCGAATGATATTTTGGGTGTAAGTGGACTTGATGAAGGAACTCCTTATGCCATTTCATCAGGTTCAACACAGAATTTTTTAAGTTCTTACTTTTCCAGGGTAAACTACAATTATAAATCTAAATATTATTTTTCAGGGGTGATCAGGGCAGATGGTTCTTCAAAATTTGCTCCTGGTAACCAGTGGGGTTATTTTCCATCTGCAGCAGTATCGTGGAATATTGGGCGTGAGGATTTTATGAAAAATATCAGTTCAGTTTCGGCACTAAAGTTCAGGGCCAGTTATGGCACTTCAGGTAACAACAGAATTGGTGACTATGCCTACCTGTCGCCCATCAACCAAAGTGATATTTCCAGTACCTATACCTTTGGTAATACTTATATGAAAGGTTCCTATCAATCCGGTCTGGCCAATGAGGAGCTGAAATGGGAAACCACTGCTATTACAGATCTGGGCTTAGATTTTGGATTTTTAAAGAACCGTATTGAACTTACAGTTGATTACTATCGTAAAATAACCTCTGACCTGCTGCTGCAGGCAACGACACCAGGTCATATAGGCTATACTTCTGCGATTCAGAATATAGGTTCAGTAAGAAATTCCGGTTGGGAGTTCTCACTGAATACGGTGAATTCAGATAAGGCTTTGAAATGGTCCTCTAATTTTAACATATCCTTTAACCGGAATGAAGTACTGGCGTTAAGCAGTGGCCAAAGAGGGTTGATTTCTCAGGTTTCCTACAATATTAATCCGGCTTTTCCTTACGTTGCTATTGTAGGAGGCCCGATTTCGCAGATTATAGGCTTTAAATGGCTGGGCAATTACCAATATGAAGATTTTGATCTGCTTCCTAATGGCGCGTATGTTCTAAAAGGCAATCTGCCAACAAATGGTTCTGCAAGGACGGCAATGCAACCAGGTGATATTAAATATGAGGATATCAACCAGGACGGTACGATTACAGATGCCGATAAAGTAGTGATCGGGAATCCCAATCCCTTATTTACCGGAGGATTTTCCAATAATTTTAATTTCAAAAATTTTGACTTGAGTATACTGCTGACCTATTCTTATGGAAATGATATCCTGAATGCAAACCGGTTGATCTTTGAAGGTATGCCGGACTCCTATACCAATCAGTTTGCTTCATATGCCAACAGATGGACACCAGAAAATCAGACTAACTTATATCCCAGAGCTGGCGGTGCAACCACAATTCCGGCTGTTTCTTCCAGGGTGGTTGAAGATGGCTCTTTCTTACGCCTGCAGACCGTTTCCCTGGGATATAATCTGCCAAAAAAAATGTCTGAATCTATCAAAGTAAAAAATGCCAGGATTTATGCTTCGGCACAAAACCTGGCTGTATGGAGTAAATATCAAGGTTCAGACCCCGAAGTATCTACACGTCCCGGCGCTTTGACGCAGGGATTTGATTACGCTGCGTATCCACGCTCTTTTACGATGACTTTTGGTCTTAATTTTTCTTTTTAA
- the rsgA gene encoding GTPase RsgA — protein sequence MNNLSLYSWSNMLFQLKQNSLYKHRSPGRVSAVNRTNYEVVSEHGLLLCELTGNLLYGKPSFELPCTGDWVIFQSFDEDKGLIVDILPRVHTLYRRKSGTVSDKQAMAAHVDKAFIVQSLDANFNVRRIERFMVQVLEERIQPILIFTKSDLEFSRHQVDQSLEHLSLQMPVFFTSIHSPETLLPVRKSVAQGQTAIFVGFSGVGKSSIINALCEREVFTTSETSRSSGKGRHTSTRREMVLSLFNFHQSISYGLSWLFAIRKEKSHGHRPSFSALLISHAPEFSQEACKMLYQPAYSAQSQASRFDDG from the coding sequence GTGAATAACTTATCATTATATAGTTGGAGCAATATGCTGTTCCAGCTTAAGCAAAACTCTTTATACAAACATCGTTCTCCTGGTCGCGTTTCGGCGGTAAACAGGACTAATTACGAGGTCGTCTCGGAGCATGGACTGCTATTATGCGAACTGACCGGCAATTTACTTTATGGAAAACCATCGTTCGAACTTCCCTGTACAGGGGATTGGGTTATTTTTCAATCTTTTGATGAAGACAAAGGGCTGATAGTAGATATTCTACCCCGCGTTCATACTTTATACCGAAGAAAAAGCGGTACAGTATCAGATAAACAGGCAATGGCCGCTCATGTAGACAAGGCTTTTATCGTTCAAAGCCTTGATGCCAATTTCAATGTTCGCCGGATAGAACGTTTCATGGTTCAGGTATTAGAAGAGCGCATTCAGCCCATCTTGATATTTACCAAGTCGGACCTCGAATTTAGCCGGCATCAGGTAGATCAGTCATTGGAGCATCTTTCGCTCCAAATGCCTGTATTCTTTACCAGCATCCATTCTCCCGAAACCCTGCTTCCTGTACGTAAATCTGTTGCACAAGGACAAACGGCAATATTTGTGGGCTTTTCCGGTGTAGGAAAAAGCTCCATAATTAATGCTTTGTGCGAGCGGGAAGTTTTTACCACTTCCGAAACGAGCAGGTCCAGCGGCAAAGGACGGCACACTTCAACACGGAGAGAAATGGTACTGAGTCTTTTTAATTTTCATCAAAGTATATCTTATGGGCTTTCATGGCTTTTTGCCATCCGTAAGGAAAAATCGCATGGCCATCGCCCGTCATTTTCTGCATTATTAATTTCACATGCTCCTGAATTTTCACAGGAAGCGTGTAAAATGCTTTATCAACCCGCGTATTCCGCTCAAAGTCAAGCGTCCCGTTTTGATGACGGATAG
- a CDS encoding right-handed parallel beta-helix repeat-containing protein, with the protein MIGLVSCKDLMQENGSPLKISDKRSLVNILSSNTHYISNRGISNHSNPDIPYSIAWYLATYGGGTAAAPVTYFLTSDTVYNCLGRITLPAYGRISESGAQGVVQADPANWTAAGADNEFFKMNTGSILVHIELRLNWKPQRGVYIKDANDVQLIDVTIHQSKKIEQSRLISSVNSNNLTVRDCLLRRAGCDGNESNFSRRGYLIILEGGSNIMIKKNNMAISPSSGIGIHSSTNVTIDSNYINDTGRALIAGYTSDGITSYHNEASTGPINRNIWITNNTVRDSQNHGIHVSGKGFHIENNRIYNSGKNGGGSNIYLGDYKKDPVQDCSADCTIKNNIFKNVNGVDSCPMGGGASIRLEHYQPSSVVISGNTGCLTTNYTDPSCI; encoded by the coding sequence ATGATTGGTTTGGTTTCCTGCAAAGATTTGATGCAGGAAAATGGGAGTCCCCTGAAAATTTCGGATAAAAGAAGTTTGGTCAACATTTTAAGTTCCAATACCCATTATATTTCAAACCGAGGCATCAGTAACCATTCCAACCCTGATATACCATACAGTATTGCCTGGTATCTTGCTACCTATGGAGGTGGTACCGCGGCTGCTCCTGTAACCTATTTTTTAACAAGCGATACGGTCTACAATTGTTTGGGAAGGATTACATTACCTGCCTATGGTCGGATCAGTGAATCAGGTGCCCAAGGCGTAGTACAAGCTGATCCGGCAAACTGGACAGCTGCTGGCGCAGATAATGAGTTTTTCAAAATGAATACTGGTTCTATACTTGTACACATTGAATTGCGTCTTAATTGGAAACCACAAAGAGGCGTGTATATCAAAGATGCCAATGATGTGCAACTAATCGATGTCACCATTCATCAAAGTAAAAAAATTGAACAGTCAAGGTTGATCTCTTCAGTCAATAGTAATAATTTGACTGTTAGGGACTGCTTATTGCGAAGGGCAGGTTGTGATGGCAACGAGTCTAATTTTTCCAGAAGGGGGTATCTCATCATTTTAGAGGGTGGAAGTAATATCATGATTAAAAAAAATAATATGGCCATTTCGCCTTCTTCAGGAATAGGCATCCATTCCTCAACCAACGTTACTATTGATAGCAATTATATCAATGATACGGGGCGGGCGCTAATTGCAGGATATACTTCAGATGGAATAACATCTTATCATAATGAAGCCTCCACAGGTCCGATAAACCGTAACATCTGGATTACCAACAATACCGTAAGGGACAGCCAGAATCATGGCATACATGTTAGCGGCAAAGGCTTTCATATAGAGAACAACAGAATCTACAATTCAGGTAAAAACGGAGGAGGATCCAATATTTATCTTGGTGACTACAAGAAGGATCCTGTTCAAGACTGTTCTGCCGATTGTACGATAAAGAACAATATCTTCAAGAATGTAAATGGAGTAGATAGTTGTCCTATGGGTGGCGGAGCTTCCATAAGACTGGAGCACTACCAACCTTCATCTGTTGTTATTTCTGGAAACACAGGCTGTTTGACAACAAACTATACAGATCCCTCTTGTATTTAA
- a CDS encoding BNR repeat-containing protein encodes MFFFLVNLIVIFKVQPVFAQDNDATMIVDQKALTCFEGTYGNSINGQSFQQDALTSYKGWQYIAYYNGARQVCLGRRKLTDYKWETINFDDYRFSYLKNQDNNTHNVISIGLCTKDGTIHLSFDQHAGPLHYRVSIKDILDNPERVQWTSKLFKPIVNYLEIGKPIPVVSYPTFISTPQGNLLFAYRNGYSSNGDCLIGQYDASSGKWTDPHVFISRSGNYQDPFKGDSKNRNAYLNNLSYDHKGVLHISWTWRENVATLGNRDICYAYSKDNGNSWCNHRNDLIAVHGAGQSKSIDALSAGITVRHLDRGWGVMNQQSQVADKRLKPHIVMYHKKSHGGPGWALMENGAYFHYYQKEGIWQQNQLPFMGNRPKLICDRNNNLFLVFVRKDHFEAKNQGAPLVVVRATYKSGWKDWKEVYVSKATYFNEPQLDLARWLNAGILSVMLQSPPAVEGQPSALHVLEIEGKHLNP; translated from the coding sequence ATGTTTTTTTTTCTGGTTAACCTGATTGTCATATTCAAGGTCCAGCCCGTTTTTGCCCAGGATAATGATGCTACCATGATAGTAGATCAGAAAGCCCTGACTTGTTTTGAAGGTACCTATGGTAACAGCATTAACGGGCAAAGTTTTCAACAAGATGCATTGACCAGTTACAAAGGTTGGCAATACATTGCCTATTACAATGGGGCGCGTCAGGTCTGTCTCGGCAGACGAAAATTGACTGATTACAAATGGGAAACGATTAATTTTGATGACTACCGTTTTTCTTATCTAAAAAATCAGGATAACAATACGCACAATGTTATTAGTATCGGACTTTGTACAAAAGACGGAACTATACATCTTTCTTTTGATCAGCATGCCGGACCACTACATTACCGCGTATCAATAAAGGATATTCTCGATAATCCGGAGCGTGTACAATGGACAAGCAAGCTTTTTAAACCGATAGTTAACTACCTTGAAATCGGAAAGCCTATACCTGTTGTTTCGTATCCCACTTTTATCAGTACGCCACAGGGCAATCTTTTGTTTGCGTACAGAAATGGGTATAGTAGTAACGGAGATTGTTTAATCGGACAGTATGATGCTTCGTCTGGTAAATGGACTGACCCTCATGTATTTATTTCGCGGAGTGGTAATTACCAGGATCCGTTTAAAGGTGATAGTAAAAATAGAAATGCTTACCTGAATAACCTGAGCTATGATCATAAAGGTGTGCTGCACATCAGCTGGACGTGGAGAGAAAACGTTGCAACATTAGGCAATCGTGACATCTGTTATGCGTACAGTAAGGATAATGGAAATTCCTGGTGTAACCACAGAAATGATCTGATAGCAGTTCATGGTGCCGGTCAGTCAAAGTCAATTGATGCTTTGAGTGCTGGAATAACTGTACGGCATCTTGATCGGGGATGGGGTGTGATGAATCAACAATCACAGGTTGCTGATAAACGTTTGAAACCACATATTGTAATGTACCATAAAAAGAGTCATGGAGGCCCTGGCTGGGCATTAATGGAAAATGGTGCTTACTTTCATTATTATCAGAAGGAAGGCATATGGCAACAAAATCAATTGCCCTTTATGGGTAACAGGCCAAAGCTGATATGCGACCGAAATAATAACCTTTTTCTTGTTTTTGTGCGTAAAGATCATTTTGAGGCCAAAAACCAGGGAGCACCACTGGTGGTGGTAAGGGCAACTTACAAATCAGGGTGGAAGGATTGGAAAGAGGTGTATGTATCAAAGGCAACATATTTTAATGAACCCCAGCTTGATTTAGCAAGGTGGCTTAATGCGGGCATCTTATCCGTAATGCTCCAGTCTCCGCCGGCAGTTGAAGGACAGCCCTCAGCACTTCATGTGCTTGAGATTGAGGGCAAGCACTTGAATCCATGA
- a CDS encoding RagB/SusD family nutrient uptake outer membrane protein, whose amino-acid sequence MKHRAYLLLIIIILFAFTSCKKQLNSLPTDFITSVNYYTTEEQLNGGLAGVYSILGSSYLYQDALLHNMSHNNDEAVFVFSQAPLIVPSNFSYSSSDPNITGMWNVLYQGINNANIIIEAAGNPKAQVSQAVRDNIRAQALFLRAYYHFILVDKWGKVPMMLAPVKSSFDVNLAASSIAEIYEQILKDMTAAEAVLPQASVLGANSSGRLSKNTAQGILARVCLSMTGFPLNDESKYADALAWSSKVISTGENALNPSYADLFVKQARDEYDVKENMWEVEFFGNVSDNYREQGYVGIRNGIQAANGRTFPGFGYNFLQASVLLYDKYQKDPLTSLSKDLRRERNVAPYQWVGGTAAVQVMTKSYWPRNGNLYQRWPGKWRRDEELRLPRFQNGNGTNFPLLRYSDVLLMFAEAENHINGPTAAAYDAMNKVRERAYGTGYRVSEIAITSGGTGYTAAPVVTIGSSGDPNGASTAEAYTTVTNGVVTQLTLVNMGGFYTATPPTVTITSANGAGSGATATATVSPIVVSEADLPAGLTKAQFFEHIVDERSRELAYEALRSHDLRRWGRLVSTMQTLAAIGPSVPGGVIRNGYTSPAVNITAKHLYLPIPPAEIATNALIVQNPGW is encoded by the coding sequence ATGAAACACAGAGCTTATTTGTTGTTAATAATTATCATATTATTTGCCTTTACTTCATGTAAAAAGCAATTGAATAGTTTACCTACAGATTTTATCACTTCGGTAAACTACTACACTACTGAAGAACAGCTTAATGGTGGTTTGGCTGGCGTATACAGCATTTTAGGTTCTTCCTATTTGTATCAGGATGCCTTATTACATAACATGTCCCACAATAATGATGAGGCTGTTTTTGTATTTAGCCAAGCCCCACTGATTGTTCCGTCAAATTTTAGTTATTCATCCAGTGATCCTAACATTACTGGTATGTGGAATGTATTGTACCAGGGCATTAACAATGCCAATATTATTATTGAAGCTGCAGGCAACCCAAAGGCCCAGGTAAGCCAGGCCGTGAGAGACAATATCCGTGCGCAGGCTTTATTTTTAAGGGCCTATTATCATTTTATTCTTGTAGATAAATGGGGTAAAGTCCCGATGATGCTAGCTCCCGTAAAAAGTTCATTTGATGTTAATCTGGCAGCTTCTTCAATAGCCGAAATTTACGAGCAGATACTCAAAGATATGACCGCCGCAGAAGCGGTTTTACCCCAGGCCTCGGTACTTGGTGCCAATTCGAGTGGCCGTTTGTCAAAAAACACTGCACAAGGTATTTTAGCAAGGGTTTGCCTGAGTATGACTGGATTCCCTTTAAATGATGAATCGAAATATGCAGATGCTCTGGCCTGGAGTTCAAAGGTAATCAGCACCGGAGAGAATGCGTTAAACCCAAGTTATGCTGATCTTTTTGTCAAACAGGCCCGTGATGAGTATGATGTGAAAGAAAATATGTGGGAGGTTGAATTTTTCGGCAATGTTTCGGACAATTATAGAGAACAGGGCTATGTTGGAATTCGGAATGGTATTCAAGCCGCAAACGGAAGGACATTTCCGGGTTTTGGGTACAATTTTTTGCAGGCTTCGGTATTGTTGTATGATAAATACCAGAAGGATCCATTGACCAGTCTTTCTAAAGATTTGCGGCGCGAAAGAAACGTTGCACCTTATCAATGGGTTGGGGGGACTGCGGCAGTACAGGTTATGACAAAAAGTTACTGGCCCAGAAACGGAAACCTTTATCAACGCTGGCCTGGTAAATGGAGAAGGGATGAGGAGTTGCGTTTACCCAGGTTTCAAAACGGTAACGGGACCAACTTTCCGTTGTTAAGGTATTCCGATGTTTTACTGATGTTTGCTGAGGCTGAAAATCATATAAATGGTCCAACTGCGGCTGCTTACGACGCGATGAATAAAGTGCGGGAGCGTGCATATGGTACAGGTTACCGGGTAAGTGAAATTGCCATCACCAGTGGGGGAACAGGCTATACTGCTGCACCGGTTGTTACCATCGGGAGCAGCGGTGATCCAAATGGAGCGAGTACCGCAGAAGCTTATACTACAGTTACAAATGGCGTTGTAACTCAGCTAACCCTGGTAAATATGGGCGGATTTTATACTGCAACACCACCTACGGTTACCATCACCAGCGCAAATGGCGCAGGCTCTGGCGCGACTGCAACTGCCACAGTAAGCCCTATAGTGGTTTCTGAGGCTGATTTGCCAGCCGGTTTAACTAAAGCGCAGTTCTTTGAGCATATTGTTGATGAAAGGTCAAGGGAATTGGCTTACGAAGCCTTAAGGTCGCACGATTTACGAAGATGGGGGAGGTTGGTCTCTACGATGCAGACTTTAGCAGCTATAGGCCCATCGGTACCGGGTGGTGTTATCCGTAATGGCTATACCTCGCCTGCTGTTAACATTACAGCCAAACATTTATACCTGCCGATACCTCCGGCAGAAATTGCAACAAACGCTTTAATTGTCCAAAATCCAGGTTGGTAG
- a CDS encoding DUF5017 domain-containing protein codes for MKIQESIRLNMLLLTMFLLACEKKDIEIPRFDVQTDAVSYKAGEEVTFKFSGNAENVVFWSGEKGRNYAYRDRATEKGVLQTLQFTTAAGQGTQNNNLSLKISRDFNGIYDPANIAKASWTDITSRAVLAPNPATGAAGAATASGSVNISDQATAENTPVYFAFRYASESNALKPRQWTISSFVVSNTLADGTVNNVVANLGLAGFKGVDVINPSFQWAFTPNALSPTAVTVAAGNIGDAANEDWIVSVPVKLNQVSLSDYGIPIISITTLSPPKDYKYVFTAPGVYKVVFHAFNQDVAEKTGIIKEMTITILP; via the coding sequence ATGAAAATACAGGAAAGTATAAGATTAAACATGCTTTTACTAACGATGTTCTTATTGGCATGCGAAAAAAAAGATATAGAAATTCCACGGTTTGATGTGCAGACAGATGCGGTCAGTTATAAAGCTGGTGAGGAAGTTACCTTTAAATTTAGCGGGAATGCAGAAAATGTTGTTTTTTGGAGTGGCGAAAAGGGACGTAATTACGCTTATAGGGACCGGGCGACAGAAAAGGGTGTTTTACAAACCCTGCAATTTACAACTGCAGCCGGGCAGGGTACACAGAATAACAATTTATCCTTAAAGATTTCCAGGGATTTTAATGGAATCTACGATCCGGCGAACATTGCCAAAGCATCCTGGACAGATATTACCTCGAGAGCGGTACTTGCTCCTAATCCTGCCACGGGTGCGGCAGGAGCAGCAACAGCGTCAGGGAGCGTTAACATCAGTGACCAGGCAACAGCCGAAAATACACCGGTATATTTTGCGTTCAGATACGCTTCGGAGAGTAATGCCTTGAAACCAAGACAGTGGACAATCAGCAGTTTTGTGGTAAGCAATACACTTGCTGACGGTACGGTTAATAACGTAGTCGCAAATTTAGGGCTGGCAGGGTTTAAAGGTGTTGATGTCATAAATCCATCTTTTCAATGGGCATTTACACCAAATGCACTTAGCCCTACAGCCGTAACGGTGGCTGCAGGTAACATAGGCGACGCGGCTAACGAGGACTGGATCGTTTCAGTACCGGTAAAATTAAACCAGGTATCGCTTTCTGATTATGGCATTCCAATCATCTCTATAACTACCCTATCCCCACCAAAAGACTATAAGTATGTTTTTACAGCTCCTGGAGTTTATAAGGTAGTTTTTCATGCATTTAACCAGGATGTAGCGGAAAAGACAGGTATAATCAAGGAAATGACGATTACTATTCTTCCATAG
- a CDS encoding FecR family protein — translation MQKDRLKYLLKNYSVAGLSETELAELEDWYNQINYGEQQLDLWILEAGGEDVIVNHLYEKFEQRNHQQVKTKSIWRTKLVAVAASIVLVLSLSLYFYLSYSVNPAKPVLQGVETVAIKPGGNKAVLTLSNGKQINLETASNGQLAQIGGVEIKKSVDGQVFYNAISGINSTGESNTISTPNGGQYQIILTDGTRVWLNAASSLKYPTAFSGNERKVELKGEAYFEVSSNQQSPFLVVSNNQTVKVLGTHFNINAYPDEPVVKTTLLEGRVIVSAEHSHDGKILSPGQQAIFDGYHISVDKADLKEAMAWKNGYFMFKDEDIYAIMNQISRWYNVDVVYMAKFDNKRFGGYVSRSKKITDLLNIMESTKGIHFKIEGRRVFVMK, via the coding sequence ATGCAAAAAGATAGGCTTAAATATCTATTAAAAAACTATTCGGTTGCTGGGTTATCTGAGACAGAGCTAGCTGAACTGGAAGACTGGTATAATCAAATTAATTATGGAGAGCAGCAACTGGATCTGTGGATACTGGAAGCTGGTGGAGAGGATGTGATTGTGAACCATCTTTACGAAAAGTTTGAACAAAGAAATCATCAACAGGTAAAAACCAAATCTATTTGGCGAACAAAATTGGTTGCTGTGGCAGCTTCCATAGTATTGGTGCTTTCATTATCCTTATATTTCTATTTGTCTTATTCAGTTAATCCGGCAAAGCCAGTTTTGCAAGGCGTGGAAACTGTAGCGATAAAACCTGGAGGCAACAAGGCGGTACTTACCTTGTCAAACGGAAAGCAAATTAATCTGGAAACTGCTTCGAATGGCCAACTGGCACAAATTGGTGGAGTAGAGATTAAAAAGTCAGTTGATGGGCAAGTTTTTTATAACGCCATTTCTGGCATAAATTCTACAGGCGAAAGCAATACCATCAGCACACCTAACGGCGGACAATATCAGATCATTTTAACAGATGGCACTCGTGTCTGGTTAAATGCTGCATCAAGTTTAAAATATCCAACAGCATTTTCGGGAAATGAGCGGAAAGTTGAACTAAAAGGAGAGGCGTACTTTGAAGTTTCGAGCAATCAGCAATCACCGTTTCTTGTGGTCAGTAATAACCAGACGGTTAAAGTGCTTGGTACCCATTTTAATATTAATGCTTATCCCGATGAACCTGTTGTTAAAACGACTTTATTAGAGGGGCGTGTAATCGTAAGTGCTGAGCACTCCCATGATGGTAAGATCCTTTCACCAGGACAGCAGGCAATATTTGATGGATACCACATAAGCGTAGATAAAGCTGATTTAAAGGAAGCGATGGCATGGAAGAACGGATACTTCATGTTTAAAGATGAAGATATATATGCTATCATGAACCAGATTTCGCGCTGGTATAATGTAGATGTTGTTTACATGGCCAAGTTTGATAATAAGCGGTTTGGAGGCTACGTTTCCAGGTCTAAGAAAATAACAGATTTGTTGAATATTATGGAAAGTACAAAAGGGATTCATTTTAAAATCGAGGGAAGGAGGGTTTTCGTAATGAAATAA